In a single window of the Minwuia thermotolerans genome:
- a CDS encoding cupin domain-containing protein, which translates to MDRNAFEAGLARDGFDNAGVREMPPGCHNDAHAHDFEVRALVLEGHITVACADETRECGPGDVLTMAADREHTEDVGADGLKFIVGRKYG; encoded by the coding sequence ATGGACAGGAATGCATTCGAGGCGGGCCTCGCCCGCGACGGCTTCGACAATGCCGGGGTCAGGGAAATGCCGCCCGGCTGTCACAACGACGCGCATGCCCACGACTTCGAGGTGCGGGCGCTGGTGCTGGAAGGGCATATCACGGTCGCCTGTGCCGACGAGACCCGCGAGTGCGGGCCAGGCGACGTGCTGACCATGGCCGCCGACCGCGAGCACACGGAAGACGTGGGCGCCGACGGCCTGAAATTCATCGTCGGCCGCAAGTACGGCTGA
- the argE gene encoding acetylornithine deacetylase produces MNSQTDNAIEILERLVGFDTTSRDSNLPLIDWTRDYLDGLGIESRKVMSEDGRKANLVATIGGEGDGGIVLSGHTDVVPVDGQDWHTDPFRLTRKGDRLYGRGASDMKGFIACALAAAPRLKENRLSRPVHFAFSHDEEVGCLGVGGIIDHFATAGLRPAMCLVGEPTMMRVVNAQKGCTVFHTTLKGREVHSSQIDRGVNTVYYGAELVSFIAGLAEERMQRPAPAFDPPYTTVHVGLMHGGTAVNIVPNHCEIRWEYRAVPGDDGADIRKRVQAFIEENLLPRMRKGFPEASVETIVKADVPGLAPEPDGAAETLFKRLAVRNDTEAVSYGTEGGIFQEAGMSTVICGPGDIGVAHQPNEFVDVDQISRCMDLMDRLIAHLAD; encoded by the coding sequence ATGAACAGCCAGACTGACAACGCCATCGAGATTCTCGAGCGGCTGGTGGGCTTCGATACCACCAGCCGGGATTCCAATCTGCCCCTGATCGACTGGACCCGGGATTACCTGGACGGCCTCGGCATCGAAAGCCGCAAGGTGATGAGCGAGGACGGCCGAAAGGCCAACCTGGTCGCCACCATCGGCGGGGAGGGTGACGGCGGGATCGTGCTCTCCGGCCATACCGATGTGGTGCCGGTTGACGGCCAGGACTGGCATACCGACCCCTTCCGCCTCACCCGCAAGGGCGACCGGCTCTATGGCCGCGGCGCCTCCGACATGAAGGGCTTCATCGCCTGCGCGCTGGCGGCCGCGCCCCGCCTGAAGGAGAACCGGCTGTCGCGGCCCGTCCACTTCGCCTTCTCACACGACGAGGAGGTCGGCTGCCTGGGCGTCGGCGGCATCATCGACCACTTCGCCACCGCCGGCCTGAGACCCGCCATGTGCCTGGTCGGCGAGCCGACCATGATGCGCGTCGTCAACGCCCAGAAGGGCTGCACGGTGTTCCACACCACCCTGAAGGGCAGGGAAGTGCATTCCTCCCAGATCGACCGGGGCGTCAACACCGTCTACTACGGCGCCGAACTGGTCAGCTTCATCGCCGGACTGGCCGAAGAGCGGATGCAGCGCCCCGCGCCGGCGTTCGATCCGCCCTACACGACCGTCCATGTCGGCCTGATGCATGGCGGCACGGCGGTCAACATCGTGCCCAACCACTGCGAGATCCGCTGGGAATACCGCGCTGTCCCCGGCGACGACGGCGCCGACATCCGCAAACGCGTTCAGGCCTTCATCGAGGAAAACCTGTTGCCGCGCATGCGCAAGGGCTTCCCGGAAGCGTCGGTGGAAACGATCGTCAAGGCCGACGTGCCGGGCCTCGCGCCCGAGCCGGACGGCGCGGCGGAGACGCTGTTCAAGCGCCTGGCCGTCCGCAACGACACCGAAGCCGTATCCTATGGCACCGAGGGCGGAATCTTCCAGGAGGCGGGCATGTCCACGGTGATCTGCGGCCCCGGCGACATCGGCGTCGCCCACCAGCCGAACGAGTTCGTGGACGTCGACCAGATCAGCCGCTGCATGGACCTGATGGACCGCCTGATCGCTCATCTGGCCGACTGA
- a CDS encoding endonuclease/exonuclease/phosphatase family protein produces MRRLGFGIAVIVLLATAGSFVFADIWYFDVLASLRLQLLIACAALCLLALLLGSRRTSAVLAAAVLLNGFPVARAALQSPPPPPAMAAHDVSILFYNTARRTVDLFEFRAFVRARQPDVLALTEVFAWNIADIRRTFPEFPYSVGEPGVFGAVILSRTPIRDFRIHEHAGGPSGRTLGIRLCGKLDADKCMALLVLHPPPPLSADYHRLRDQQIMAAAMQAGMASEERAVSGRVAMIGDFNLTPWNAVYHKSLKAGGLADAFAGGPPHSTWFSTFAAAGLAIDHVWLGPGLGIRRVDIGPPTGSDHFAVYVELAVDVDLRW; encoded by the coding sequence ATGAGGCGGCTCGGCTTTGGGATCGCGGTGATCGTGCTCCTGGCGACGGCGGGCAGTTTCGTCTTCGCCGACATCTGGTATTTCGACGTCCTGGCGAGCCTGCGGCTTCAGCTTCTGATCGCCTGCGCCGCCTTGTGCCTTCTCGCGCTGCTGCTGGGCAGCCGCCGCACTTCCGCGGTGCTGGCGGCGGCGGTGTTGCTCAACGGCTTTCCGGTCGCGCGCGCGGCGCTGCAGTCGCCCCCGCCGCCGCCGGCGATGGCGGCGCATGACGTCTCGATCCTTTTCTACAATACGGCCAGGCGCACGGTGGACCTGTTCGAATTCCGCGCCTTTGTCCGCGCCCGGCAGCCCGACGTGCTGGCGCTGACGGAGGTTTTCGCCTGGAACATCGCCGACATCCGCCGGACCTTCCCCGAGTTCCCCTACTCGGTGGGCGAGCCCGGCGTGTTCGGCGCCGTCATCCTCAGCCGCACGCCGATCCGCGATTTCCGCATCCACGAGCACGCCGGAGGACCTTCCGGCCGCACGCTCGGGATCCGGCTCTGCGGCAAGCTCGACGCTGACAAGTGCATGGCGCTGCTGGTGCTGCATCCGCCACCGCCGCTGTCTGCCGACTATCACCGTCTCCGGGATCAACAGATCATGGCCGCCGCCATGCAGGCGGGCATGGCGAGCGAAGAACGCGCCGTCAGCGGACGGGTCGCGATGATCGGGGATTTCAACCTGACGCCGTGGAACGCCGTCTACCACAAGTCGCTGAAGGCTGGCGGGCTGGCCGACGCCTTCGCCGGCGGGCCGCCGCACAGCACCTGGTTCTCGACCTTCGCCGCCGCCGGTCTGGCGATCGATCACGTCTGGCTGGGCCCCGGCCTCGGTATCCGTCGCGTCGATATCGGGCCGCCGACAGGTTCCGACCACTTCGCCGTCTACGTGGAGCTTGCCGTCGACGTCGACCTGCGCTGGTGA
- a CDS encoding uracil-DNA glycosylase, which produces MDDREARFKSDLAVLQFYVDAGVDVAIEAEPHDRLAPPPPVPAPQVEDVRPARVVTAGTPRQTPASEIDSDRRAVASAQRIAPACETLEDLRAALEQFEGLAIRQTATQLVFADGNPEAEIMIIGEAPGREEDRHGKPFIGEAGRLLDRMLGAIGLDRDSVYITNTILWRPPGNRKPNPAEIQAMLPFLKRHIELVRPKVMVLAGGTALSALYDVEARITRERGKWRVYEASFGPAPVLPIFHPAYLLRNPAAKKESWSDLLALQAKCAELGITGQT; this is translated from the coding sequence ATGGACGACCGGGAAGCCCGATTCAAGTCTGACCTCGCGGTGCTGCAGTTCTACGTCGACGCCGGCGTGGACGTGGCGATCGAGGCCGAGCCTCACGACCGCCTGGCCCCCCCGCCGCCCGTGCCGGCGCCGCAGGTCGAGGACGTCCGGCCGGCCCGTGTGGTCACCGCCGGGACGCCGCGGCAGACCCCGGCATCGGAGATCGACAGCGACCGCCGGGCGGTGGCAAGCGCGCAGCGGATCGCACCGGCCTGCGAGACCCTGGAAGACCTCAGGGCCGCGCTTGAGCAGTTCGAGGGACTGGCCATCCGCCAGACCGCGACGCAACTCGTGTTCGCCGACGGCAATCCGGAAGCCGAGATCATGATCATCGGCGAGGCCCCGGGACGCGAGGAGGACCGGCACGGCAAGCCTTTCATCGGCGAGGCGGGACGGCTGCTGGACCGGATGCTGGGCGCGATCGGACTGGACCGGGATTCGGTCTACATCACCAACACGATTCTGTGGCGCCCGCCCGGCAACCGAAAGCCGAACCCGGCCGAGATCCAGGCCATGCTGCCGTTCCTGAAGCGCCATATCGAACTGGTCCGCCCGAAAGTCATGGTGCTGGCTGGGGGCACTGCGCTGTCGGCCCTCTATGACGTGGAGGCGCGGATCACCCGCGAACGCGGCAAGTGGCGGGTCTACGAAGCCAGTTTCGGCCCGGCGCCTGTCCTGCCGATCTTCCATCCCGCCTATCTGCTGCGCAATCCGGCGGCCAAGAAGGAAAGCTGGTCCGACCTGCTGGCCCTGCAGGCGAAATGCGCCGAACTGGGGATCACCGGCCAGACGTGA
- a CDS encoding enoyl-CoA hydratase/isomerase family protein — translation MTDRYAEFSTFEVDYPAERVLRLTINNPKSMNSLDQTGHNHLTYVWNEVDKDPDISAVILTGKGKAFSAGGDFKMIDAMVKDYHARVRSWKEAKDLVYNIINCGKPIVSAINGVAVGAGLVSALLADISIAAKNARIVDGHTRLGVAAGDHAVINWPLLCGMAKAKYHLMLCEPMTGEEAERMGLVSLAVEPEELEAKALEVATRLANGAPSALRFTKYALNNWYRMAGPSFDASVALEMLGFTSPEVVEGLNSHLEKRQPVFDPKSDA, via the coding sequence ATGACCGATCGCTACGCCGAGTTCAGCACCTTCGAGGTCGACTATCCGGCCGAGCGCGTGCTGCGGCTCACCATCAACAACCCGAAGTCCATGAACTCGCTGGACCAGACGGGCCACAACCACCTGACCTATGTCTGGAACGAGGTCGACAAGGACCCGGATATCTCGGCGGTGATCCTGACCGGCAAGGGCAAGGCGTTCTCGGCGGGCGGCGACTTCAAGATGATCGACGCGATGGTGAAGGACTATCACGCCCGCGTCCGCTCCTGGAAGGAAGCCAAGGACCTCGTCTACAACATCATCAACTGCGGCAAGCCCATCGTCTCCGCGATCAACGGCGTCGCCGTCGGCGCGGGACTGGTGTCGGCGCTGCTTGCCGACATCTCCATCGCGGCGAAGAACGCCAGGATCGTCGACGGCCACACGCGCCTCGGCGTGGCCGCGGGCGACCACGCGGTGATCAACTGGCCCCTGCTCTGCGGCATGGCCAAGGCCAAGTACCACCTGATGCTGTGCGAGCCGATGACCGGCGAGGAGGCCGAGCGCATGGGTCTCGTCTCCCTGGCCGTGGAGCCGGAGGAACTGGAGGCCAAGGCGCTGGAAGTGGCGACGCGGCTGGCCAACGGCGCGCCCTCGGCGCTGCGCTTCACCAAGTACGCGCTGAACAACTGGTACCGGATGGCCGGCCCCTCCTTCGACGCCTCGGTGGCGCTGGAGATGCTGGGCTTCACCTCGCCCGAGGTCGTCGAGGGACTGAATTCGCACCTGGAGAAGCGCCAGCCGGTCTTCGATCCCAAGAGCGACGCCTGA
- a CDS encoding electron transfer flavoprotein-ubiquinone oxidoreductase, which translates to MERDSMEYDVVVVGGGPSGLAAAIRLKQMAEEAGNEIAVCVLEKGSEIGAHILSGAVVDPKGIGELFPDWQERGAPLNVPVSAEKFLLLTEPSSISVPVKLLPPPMQNHGNYIVSLGNVCRWLGEQAEAMGVEIYPGFAAAEVLYHEDGSVKGVATGDMGIGRSGEKKESYTPGIELHAKYTFFAEGCRGSLTRQLMNKFSLQESCEQQTYGIGIKELWEIDPEKHQEGLVVHTTGWPLDRGTYGGSFMYHLEDNQVAIGFVIGLDYTNPYLSPYDEFQRYKTHPDIRHYLEGGKRISYGARALNEGGLQCVPDLAFPGGALIGCAAGFMNVPKIKGSHTAIKTGMMAAEAAFEALQAAGEGGEPARVLEAYPEAYRESWVYKELHQARNVRPSFAKWGLIGGMLYTGIEQLIFRGNVPWTFSHGHKDNEVLKKKSDARPIEYPKYDGVLTFDKPSSVYLSNTNHEEDQPIHLTLKDDSVPVEHNLKYYDAPEQRYCPAGVYEIVRDDDGSNPRLQINAQNCVHCKTCDIKDITQNIVWVTPEGGGGPNYPNM; encoded by the coding sequence ATGGAACGCGATTCAATGGAATATGACGTCGTCGTTGTCGGCGGCGGACCTTCGGGGCTTGCGGCGGCCATCCGGCTGAAGCAGATGGCCGAGGAAGCCGGCAACGAGATCGCGGTCTGCGTGCTCGAGAAGGGTTCCGAGATCGGCGCACACATCCTTTCCGGCGCCGTGGTGGATCCGAAGGGCATCGGCGAGCTGTTTCCGGACTGGCAGGAGCGGGGCGCACCGCTGAACGTGCCCGTCAGCGCCGAGAAGTTCCTGCTGCTGACCGAACCGAGCAGCATCAGCGTGCCGGTCAAGCTGCTGCCGCCGCCGATGCAGAACCACGGCAACTACATTGTCAGCCTGGGCAATGTCTGCCGCTGGCTGGGCGAGCAGGCCGAGGCGATGGGCGTCGAGATCTACCCGGGCTTCGCGGCCGCCGAAGTGCTCTATCACGAGGACGGCTCGGTGAAGGGCGTGGCCACGGGCGACATGGGCATCGGCCGCAGCGGCGAGAAGAAGGAAAGCTACACCCCCGGCATCGAACTGCATGCGAAGTACACCTTCTTCGCCGAGGGTTGCCGCGGGTCGCTGACCCGGCAGCTGATGAACAAGTTCAGCCTGCAGGAAAGCTGCGAGCAGCAGACCTACGGCATCGGCATCAAGGAACTCTGGGAGATCGACCCGGAGAAGCACCAGGAGGGCCTGGTCGTCCACACCACCGGCTGGCCGCTGGACCGCGGAACCTATGGCGGGTCGTTCATGTACCACCTGGAGGACAACCAGGTGGCGATCGGCTTCGTCATCGGGCTGGACTACACCAACCCGTATCTGTCGCCCTATGACGAGTTCCAGCGCTACAAGACCCATCCCGATATCCGGCACTATCTGGAAGGCGGCAAGCGCATCTCCTACGGCGCCCGCGCGCTCAACGAGGGCGGCCTGCAGTGCGTGCCCGACCTGGCTTTCCCGGGCGGCGCGCTGATCGGCTGTGCCGCCGGTTTCATGAACGTGCCCAAGATCAAGGGCAGCCACACGGCGATCAAGACAGGCATGATGGCCGCAGAGGCCGCCTTCGAGGCGCTGCAGGCGGCGGGCGAGGGCGGCGAGCCGGCCAGGGTGCTGGAGGCCTATCCGGAAGCCTACCGTGAAAGCTGGGTCTACAAGGAACTTCACCAGGCCCGGAATGTCCGCCCGAGCTTCGCCAAGTGGGGTCTGATCGGCGGCATGCTCTACACCGGCATCGAGCAGCTGATCTTCCGTGGCAACGTGCCCTGGACCTTCAGCCACGGCCACAAGGACAACGAGGTGCTGAAGAAGAAGTCGGACGCCAGGCCGATCGAATATCCGAAGTACGACGGCGTCCTGACATTCGACAAGCCGTCCTCGGTCTATCTCTCGAACACGAATCACGAGGAAGACCAGCCGATCCATCTGACGCTGAAGGACGACAGCGTGCCGGTGGAGCACAATCTGAAGTACTATGACGCGCCGGAGCAACGCTATTGCCCGGCCGGGGTCTACGAGATCGTCCGCGACGACGACGGCTCCAATCCGCGGCTGCAGATCAACGCGCAGAACTGCGTGCACTGCAAGACCTGCGATATCAAGGACATCACCCAGAACATCGTCTGGGTGACGCCGGAGGGTGGCGGCGGACCGAATTACCCGAACATGTGA
- a CDS encoding efflux RND transporter periplasmic adaptor subunit: protein MAPDSSKSEWTETRPTARDGDLLRVSGVPEASGGVRSGRRRRMVNYVGLIALILAGVAGAVALFMTRSTLTPAERGETVYSVSTMPAERSDNFPVITAFGEIAAGREADMRALVQGEVVEVGDYFRNGGTVRQGDLLLRIDPFDYVAAVDELKAQIAETRARVAEARARLASERSALIEDRSILEIKAQDVERFERLNQKGTISDQSLGNARIEYQTQQQKVTQREAAIEAEQARMQQQQAALERLQVSLARAERDLARTELRAPFDGFLSQVSAQVGSLLGPSDRVAHLVAADSLEARGHLSDAQYGRLLADGGLDGRPATVTWKMGPERLAYEAVISRITSEIDPGSGGVTFYALLAADGLDLPIRPGAFVEIELPDRRFPDTIRLPAVAVHDDNRVFVIEEGRLVRRDVEVLARQGDDVIVEGELQSGARVVLTRFNEMAPGVRVRDAAAGGDDGAEAASGR, encoded by the coding sequence GTGGCGCCCGATTCCAGCAAGAGCGAATGGACCGAGACCAGACCGACGGCGCGCGACGGCGACCTCCTCCGCGTCTCCGGTGTGCCGGAAGCGTCCGGCGGCGTGCGCTCTGGCCGCCGTCGGCGGATGGTGAACTATGTCGGCCTGATCGCGCTCATCCTGGCGGGCGTCGCCGGCGCCGTGGCGCTGTTCATGACCCGCTCCACGCTGACGCCGGCCGAACGCGGCGAAACGGTTTATTCGGTTTCGACCATGCCGGCCGAACGCAGCGACAATTTCCCGGTCATCACCGCGTTCGGAGAAATCGCAGCGGGCCGGGAGGCCGACATGCGGGCCCTTGTCCAGGGCGAGGTCGTGGAGGTCGGCGATTATTTCCGCAATGGCGGAACGGTGCGTCAGGGCGATCTGTTGCTCCGCATCGACCCGTTCGACTACGTCGCCGCCGTCGACGAACTCAAAGCGCAGATCGCCGAGACCAGGGCGCGCGTCGCCGAGGCCCGCGCGCGGCTCGCCTCCGAGCGCTCGGCCCTCATAGAGGACCGCTCGATCCTCGAGATCAAGGCCCAGGACGTCGAGCGTTTCGAGCGCCTGAACCAGAAGGGCACGATTTCCGACCAGTCGCTCGGCAATGCCCGGATCGAGTATCAGACGCAGCAGCAGAAGGTCACCCAGCGGGAAGCGGCGATCGAGGCCGAGCAGGCGCGCATGCAGCAGCAACAGGCCGCGCTTGAGCGGCTGCAGGTCTCGCTTGCCCGCGCCGAGCGCGACCTCGCGCGCACGGAGCTGCGCGCACCCTTCGACGGTTTCCTTTCCCAGGTTTCGGCGCAAGTCGGATCCCTGCTCGGCCCCAGCGACCGCGTCGCCCACCTGGTCGCCGCCGACTCGCTGGAGGCCCGCGGGCACCTCTCGGACGCCCAGTACGGCCGCCTGCTCGCCGATGGCGGGCTGGATGGCCGGCCCGCCACGGTGACCTGGAAGATGGGACCGGAGCGTCTGGCCTACGAGGCCGTGATCTCCCGCATCACTTCCGAGATTGATCCGGGTTCCGGCGGCGTGACCTTCTATGCCCTGCTGGCCGCCGACGGCCTGGATCTGCCGATCCGTCCCGGCGCCTTCGTCGAGATCGAGCTGCCCGACCGGCGCTTCCCGGACACGATCCGCCTGCCGGCCGTCGCGGTCCATGACGACAATCGCGTCTTCGTCATCGAGGAGGGCCGCCTGGTCCGCCGTGACGTCGAGGTGCTGGCGCGGCAGGGCGACGATGTGATCGTCGAAGGCGAACTGCAAAGCGGCGCCCGGGTGGTGCTGACCCGGTTCAACGAGATGGCGCCCGGCGTGCGGGTGCGCGACGCGGCCGCCGGCGGCGATGACGGGGCCGAAGCCGCGAGCGGCCGATGA
- a CDS encoding BCCT family transporter, protein MSDSTADAIRAPEGPADLIDTEYEIGQHNIQTRLGPFGLDIHNPVFLVSGLVIVAFVVLTLAFQNSLAPAFESLRAWLTSSLDWFFLLSANIFVILCVVLIFTPLGKVRLGGKDSKPDYSYLGWFSMLFAAGMGIGLMFYGVSEPISHFSSSVGGTAVGEGGARTDWAPLGAAAGDQQAALSLGMAATIFHWGLHPWAIYAIVALALALFSYNKGLPLTIRSIFYPIFGERVWGWTGHVIDILAVFATLFGLATSLGLGATQANAGLDFLFGITTSTGAQVVLILLITAAALVSVLAGLDKGVKRLSEINMLLAILLLGFVVIVGPTLAIFTGFFTNLGAYVTELAPLSNPFGREDANFSQGWTAFYWAWWISWSPFVGMFIARVSRGRTVREFMVCVLLIPSIVSVFWMTAFGGTAIHQIVDQGYTAVQEASLEIKLFEMLGALPLAEITSLVAIILVIVFFVTSSDSGSLVIDTITAGGKVNAPVSQRVFWCIFEGLVAIALLLGGGLAALQAMAVSTGFPFTIVLLLACFAIVKGLRSEPR, encoded by the coding sequence ATGAGCGATTCCACAGCCGACGCCATTCGGGCGCCGGAAGGACCGGCCGACCTCATCGATACAGAATACGAGATCGGCCAACACAACATTCAGACAAGGCTCGGACCGTTCGGTCTGGACATTCACAACCCGGTCTTTCTTGTTTCGGGACTTGTGATCGTCGCCTTCGTCGTGCTGACACTGGCCTTCCAGAACAGCCTGGCGCCCGCTTTCGAGAGCCTGAGAGCCTGGCTGACATCGTCGCTGGACTGGTTCTTCCTGCTTTCGGCGAACATCTTCGTGATCCTCTGCGTGGTGCTGATCTTCACCCCGCTGGGGAAAGTCCGCCTGGGGGGCAAGGATTCGAAGCCCGACTATTCCTATCTCGGCTGGTTCTCGATGCTGTTCGCCGCCGGGATGGGCATCGGCCTGATGTTCTACGGCGTCTCCGAACCCATTTCGCATTTCAGTTCGTCCGTGGGCGGAACGGCGGTCGGCGAGGGCGGCGCGCGCACCGACTGGGCGCCGCTGGGCGCCGCGGCCGGCGATCAGCAGGCCGCGCTTTCGCTGGGCATGGCGGCGACCATCTTCCACTGGGGTCTGCACCCCTGGGCGATCTACGCCATCGTCGCGCTGGCGCTGGCGCTGTTCAGCTACAACAAGGGCCTGCCGCTCACCATCCGCTCGATCTTCTACCCGATCTTCGGGGAGCGGGTCTGGGGCTGGACCGGTCACGTCATCGACATCCTGGCGGTGTTCGCAACGCTGTTCGGCCTCGCCACGTCGCTGGGTCTCGGCGCCACCCAGGCCAATGCCGGCCTCGACTTCCTGTTCGGCATCACGACATCGACCGGCGCACAGGTCGTCCTGATCCTGCTGATTACCGCGGCGGCGCTGGTGTCGGTGCTCGCCGGCCTGGACAAGGGCGTCAAGCGGCTGTCGGAGATCAACATGCTGCTGGCGATCCTGCTGCTGGGCTTCGTCGTCATCGTGGGGCCGACCCTGGCCATCTTCACCGGCTTCTTCACCAATCTCGGCGCCTATGTCACCGAGCTGGCGCCGCTGTCGAACCCGTTCGGGCGTGAGGACGCGAACTTCAGCCAGGGCTGGACCGCCTTCTACTGGGCCTGGTGGATTTCCTGGTCGCCGTTCGTGGGCATGTTCATCGCCCGGGTCAGCCGCGGCCGCACCGTGCGCGAGTTCATGGTCTGCGTGCTGCTGATCCCGTCGATCGTGTCGGTGTTCTGGATGACCGCCTTCGGCGGCACCGCGATCCACCAGATCGTCGATCAGGGCTACACCGCGGTGCAGGAGGCCAGCCTGGAGATCAAGCTGTTCGAGATGCTGGGCGCGCTGCCGCTTGCCGAGATCACCTCGCTGGTCGCGATCATCCTGGTGATCGTGTTCTTCGTGACCTCGTCGGACTCCGGTTCGCTGGTCATCGACACGATCACCGCCGGGGGCAAGGTCAACGCCCCGGTCTCCCAGCGCGTGTTCTGGTGCATCTTCGAGGGCCTGGTGGCGATCGCGCTGCTGCTGGGCGGCGGCCTCGCCGCGCTGCAGGCCATGGCGGTGTCAACGGGCTTCCCGTTCACCATCGTGCTGCTGCTGGCATGCTTCGCCATCGTCAAGGGGCTCAGGTCCGAGCCCAGATAG